The genomic DNA GCTTACTTGCTGTTGCGCCCACCCGACATCGCGGCAAGCACCCCTAGCCCGATCAGCGCGCCGCCGGTCAGGTAACGGCCCACGGCCTGCGCGCCCCTGGCGCGGGAGAGCAGTGGCAACAGCGCCGCCGCGGCCAGCACATAACAGCAATCCGTGGTGGCGGCGATCAGCACGAAGGTCCCGCCCAGGGCAACGCTCTGCGGCAGCGCCGCGATGGCGGGGTCCATGAACTGCGGCAGGAAGGCAGCAAAGAACAAGGTGGTCTTGGGGTTGAACAAGGCCACCACGAAGCCATCGCGAAACACCCGCTTCAAGCCGGCCCCGCCAGGAGCCGGTGCCGCCTCCGTGGCAGCGGCCGGCCGCGCGCGCAGCGCGCGTACCCCCAGATAGACCAGGTAGGCCGCGCCGGCGTACTTCATCACGGCAAAGGCCAGCGACGACACCGCGAACAGCGCCGCCAGCCCCAGCGCGGCCGCCAGCACATTGACCAGGTTGCCCAGCACCACGGCCGCCACCGAAGCCAGGCCCGCAAGCCGACCTTGCGACAGCGTGCGCGCAACGATGTAGATCACTGCCGGCCCCGGCGTCACCGCGAGCAACAGGCTGGACAACAGGAACGCGGCAAGCACGGGACCGCCGGGAAGGATGTGATGCATGGCCATGCTCCTTTGGATGTAGGAACGCCATCTCTGATGCCAGACCAGCCTCTTTATCGGCAGCGCCAGGGCACGAAAGGACGACCGCCACATTCTGCCACCACGGGCCAGGCCAGCACATATTTGCGTATCGAGTGGTTTGGAGTACTCTGCCCTATGGGGCAGCGAGTGCGCCAGCCTGCCCCCAGGCAAACCCTGATCCATGAATCCGGCTCACTACGGTGGTGACCGGATTTAGGGCGGTGCGGCGGGAACCCATCCTTAAAATCGAGAATTTGTCGGTAGCGCGGCTGGGACCGCACGCCAGGACAAGAACCAGAACGGCAGGCCGGCGCAGTCAGAAGAGTACCTGCCGCATAACCCGAGGAGGATTCATCGTGTGGAGTCAAGTTTATGACCCGCTAGGCAGCATGGCGTTGTCAACGCTAGCTGCCGGCATTCCTGTCGCCGTACTGCTGGCTTCGCTGGCCTTCTTTCATTTGCAGGCTCACCTGGCCGCCGGGCTGGCGCTGGTGGTCGGCGTGATCATCGCTGCCGCCGTGTTCGGCATGCCTGCCGAGATGGCGGGCAAGGCCGCCGGCCTGGGCATCGTGTCGGGCCTGTTCCCGATCGGCTGGATCGTGCTGAACATCATCTTCCTGCACCGGCTGACCACCATCAACGGCTCCTTCAAGGTGCTGCAGAACTCGATCTCAGGCATTACTGAAGACCGCCGCCTGCAACTGCTGCTTGTCGCCTTCAGCTTCGGCGCCTTCTTCGAGGGTGCGGCCGGCTTCGGCACGCCGGTGGCAGTCACCGGCGCCATCCTGATCGGCCTGGGCTTCTCGCCGCTGGCCGCCTCCGGCCTGGCGCTGATCGCCAATACCGCGCCGGTGGCCTACGGCGCACTGGGCGCACCGCTGATCGGGCTAGCCTCGGTCACCGGCCTGGACCTGCTGCACCTCTCGGCCATGGTCGGCCGCCAGTTGCCATTCTTCTCGGTGCTGGTGCCGTTCTGGCTGATCTGGGCGTTCGCGGGTTTCCGCGGCATGCTGGCGATCTGGCCGGCGATCCTGGTGGCCGGCGTCACCTTTGCCGTTCCGCAGTTCCTGGTGTCGAACTACCACGGCCCCTGGCTGGTGGACGTGATCGCCGCGCTGGTCTCGATGGGCTGCCTCACGCTGTTCCTGAAGGTCTGGAAGCCCAAGGAAATCTGGACCTCCACCAAGATCCTGGGCCGCCATGACGACTCCAAGGTCGACGACCCCGAAGCCGTGGCTGCCGAAGCGCGCGCCAATGCCGCCTCGGCCAGCATCTCCGTGGTCAAGGCGTGGATGCCGTGGGTGATCCTGACGGTATTCGTCTTCGTCTGGGGCATCCCGGAATTCAAGAAGCTGATGGATGGCCTGTGGCAATGGAAATTCCCCATCCCGGGCCTCGACAAGGCGGTGATGAAGGTGCCGCCGGTCGTACCCAAGGCCATCGCCGAAGGCGCGGTGTTCAACTTCAACGTGCTGTCGATGGCGGGCACCGGCATCCTCGCCTCGGCCTTGTTGGGCGGTCTGCTGATGGGCTATTCGGTACCGCGCCTGATCAAGGAATACTGGGAAACGATCAAGCTGGTGAAGTACTCGCTGCTGACCATCTGCGCGATGTTCGGCATCGGCTACCTGACCCGCTACTCGGGCCTGGATGCCACGATGGGGCTGGCGTTTGCCCATACCGGCGTGTTCTACCCGTTGTTCGGCACCATGCTGGGCTGGCTGGGCGTCGCGCTGACCGGCTCGGACACGGCCTCCAACGTGCTGTTCGGCGGCCTGCAGAAGACCACGGCCGAGCAACTCGGGCTGTCACCGGTCCTGATGGCAGCGGCCAACAGCTCCGGCGGCGTGATGGGCAAGATGATCGACGCGCAGTCCATCGTGGTGGCATCCACCGCCACCAAGTGGTACGGCCACGAAGGCGACATCCTGCGCTACGTGTTCTTCCATTCGATCGCGCTGGCGGTCTTGGTTGGGCTGTTCATCACGCTGCAGGCGTATGTGCATCCGTTCACGCAGATGGTGATTCACTGAGCGGCTTTGAGTCGGGTCGGCCAGACCCCGCCCTTGCAGGGCGGGGTCTGGCCGACGACAAAGATGGCCTCGATCGGGCTCTAAGCTTTCGCAATGCCATGAAGCGCCTCATGAATCACTTTTATTATTGACTTTTATTTTCTTCCACGTAAATTATGAACCATAGAATAATTCCGGATAATGCGGATGACCTACTTCACCCGTCCGAGGCTCGCCACAGAGCTGGCTGACCAGTTGGAAGGCAAGGCTGCCTTTGGGGACGCACAGAACGGCCTGTTCCTTGCGGCTCCCCGCAGGACGGGCAAATCGATGTTCCTGCAGCACGATCTGACTCCGGCCCTGATCGACCATGGCGTTGTCGTGATCTACGTCGATCTTTGGTCGGACAAGCGCCGTGATCCAGGTGAGTTGATTTCCGAGGCGATTGCCCGCCGCCTGGCGGATCATCTTGGCGTTGTGGCAAAGACAGCGAGGAAGGCTGGGCTCGACAGCGTCACCATCGCAGGCGCAATCAGGATCGATACCTCCAGGATTGGAAAACTCGACGGCGCAACCTTGCCAGAGGCATTGCGGGCGCTGCATGCTGCCGCGCACAAGCCGATTGCACTGATCATCGACGAGGCCCAGCACGCATTGACCAGCGAAGCGGGCGAGACCGCCATGGCCGCGCTCAAATCGGCGCGCGACCAGATGAATAATCCGGATCGCATCGCGCTGATGCTTGTGATGTCCGGGTCCGATCGGGACAAACTGCTACGCCTCGTCAATACGAACGGCGCGCCGTTTTACGGATCCACGATCCACAAGATGCCGACTCTCGGCAAGGACTACGTAGACCACGTAACCACGGCAATCGAGGCACACCGTCCTGACCTGGTGCCGGTCGACCACCTGGTTTTGCTGGAGGCCTTCCAGCTCTTCGCCTACCGGCCGCAGTTTTTTCACGCGGCGATTGGCGAGGCGCTGAATCCCCTGGACGAGAATGGCGAACGGTTTGAGCAGAAGGTCTTGCAGGCGGCACAGTGGCGGCGAGAGCAAGACGCGGCGCAGATGGAATCCGAGTTCCTGGGACTGAAACCGCTGGAGCAAGCTGTGCTCTGGCGAGTGCTTGCCCAAGGCAGGCTTTTTCGGCCTTATGATGCGGAAGCGCTCCACTTCTATCGCGAGCAATGCCCGGGACTCGCGGTTTCCGCCCAGAAGGTACAGGCAGCGTTGGAAAGCCTGCGGGATCGCTCGCCGGCTCTCGTGTGGAAGTCGGCGCGTGGCGAGTACTCTGCCGACGATGCCGGCATGCACGGATGGTATGAGCACCTGGTCAGCCTTGAGCGCTGGCCGCCGCAAGCTAACCGTTTGGCTAACCCGTAAGTATCAAGCGTCGGCGAGCCCGCTCGCGCGGGCCCGGCCTCGACACTCAGACCATCAACCGATATGCCAGCCGCGCCGCAGCGCGTGCGCCGCAGGTGTCGCGGTCATAGAGCGGATTGAACTCCGCCAGGTCCGCCACGCGCAGCTTGCCGCTGGCGCGCACCAGTGCGACCACCTCCTCCACGACCGGCAGGGGCACGCCGTAGGCGGCTGGGGCCGAGACCGCCGGCATCACGGCCGCCGGCAGCACGTCCAGGTCGATGGTGAGGTAGACGTGATCGACCGCATCCATCAGGCCCTGCAGCTCGGCAAGCCGCGCGTCCAGGTGCCGCTCCTGCATCTGTACGTCCTCGACGTAGTGCACGCCAAGCGCATCCGCATGCGCGAACAGCGCGGCGGTATTGCCGAGACGGCTCACGCCCAGGCAGGCGTACTCGAAGCGCTGGCCGCGCTCGCGGCATGCCTGCGCGATCTGGTCGAACGGCGTGCCCGAGCTGCCGGGACGGCCGGTGCGCAGGTCGAAGTGCGCATCGAGGTTGATCACCAGCACGCGGCCTTGGTCGCCGCGCGCATCGAGATGCGCGCGCAGCCCCTGCCAGGCGCCCCAGGCGATCTCGTGGCCACCGCCCAACACCAGAGGGAAGGCACCCTGATCCAGTTCGGCCGCGACCGCTTGCGCCAAGGCTTGCTGCGCGGTCTCGAGATCGCCATCGTTGCAGACTACGTCGCCGGCATCGTGGAAAGCTTCGAGGCCATGGGCCGGGATGCCGGCCAGAGCGCGGCGGATTTCGCGCGGCCCCCGGCGGCGCCCGGACGGCCCTGATTGCGCAGCACGCCAGCGTCGCAGCAAAAGCCCAGCAGCACGGGCGCGCCGGGCACGCGTTCGGCGCCTTGGGTGCGCACGACATTGAACAGCCGGCGCGTGTCGCCCAGCTCGCCCGCATCGCTGCGGCCGCGCCAGACGCTGCTCGGCGCCGCGGCCAACGGATCCATCTCGCTCATGACAGGCGGCGGCCCAGGGTTTCCGGCACCATCGCCAGGCCGATCAGCGAGACCAGCCCGCACCCGATCACGTAAAACGCAGGCGCATTGGGATTGGCGGTGAGATGGATCAGCTCGGTCGAGAAGAACTGCGCGAAGCCACCGAAGATGGCTATGGCCACGCAGTAGGCAATCGACAGGCCGGTAGCGCGCAGGCGCTGCGGCAGCACCTCGCTGACCAGCACCATCGACGCCGGCGAGGTCATCGACATCGGCACCGAGAGGCAGCCCACCACCAGCAGCAGGCGCGTCAGGCTGGGCTCGGCGTTGATCAGCACAAAGGCCGGATAGATCATCACCAGCAAGGCCACGCGCGACCACAGCACCACCGGGCGGCGGCCCAGCCGGTCGCTCAGCCAGCCGGCGAACGGCGACAACACAACCTGCACGGCTGCGGCCACGCAAGCGGCCCAGATGCCCAGCGACAGCGGCATATGCAGCTGGCTGACCGCATAGTTGCTGAGGTAGTACACCACGATGTAAGTCGACGACGCGACGCCGACCATCAGCAGGATGCTGGCCACCAGCGCGCGGCGGTGCTCGCGCAGCAGTTGCATGGTGGACCCGCTCTCCGATTCCGCGGCCGCCGGCGCGGTTTCCTCCAGGCGGCGGCGAATCACCAGGCCCACCGGGATCACCAGGATGCCGATCACGAAGGCCGCGCGCCAGCCCCAGGCCTCAAGCGCGGCCGGCTCCAGCACATTGCTCAGGAACAGGCCGACCAGCGCGCCGAACAGCGCCGCCAGCCCCTGGCTGAACGGCTGCCAGCCGGTATAGAAGCCGCGCGAGCGGTCATCGGCATACTCCAGCAGCAGGGCCGTGGAGGCCCCCATCTCGCCGCCGATGGCGAAGCCCTGCACCAGGCGTGCCAGCAGGATCATGATCGGCGCCAGCATGCCGATCTGGGCATAGGTCGGCGTCACCACGAAGATCACCGAGCTCAGGCCCATCAGCCAGAGCGTCAGCGCCACCGCCGGCTTGCGCCCGACGCGGTCGGCATACATGCCGATCAGCAGGCCGCCCAGCGGGCGCATCAGGAAGCCGACGCCGAAGGTGGCGAACGACAACAGCAGCTGCCCGGTGGGATCGGATACCGGGAAATACAGCCGGCCGATCAGCGTGGCGAAGAAGCTGTAGACCACGAAGTCATAGAACTCCAGGCCATTGCCGATGGTGATGGCGGCGATGGACTTGAACCTGGACAGTGGCTGGACCGCGCCGGCATGCGGGGCCGCAATGCCGGAGACAGTGTTCTCAATGGACATGTTGTAACTCCGAAGCAAGAAAGAGAGAGCCACGCACGCATCAATCCGTGGCCAGGGAGCGTGCCTGTGCGGCCGGCATCCCGCCGCGCGGCCGCCCCCAGCACCACCACGCCACCACCAGCAGCACCAGCCACGCCGCGCCCACCAGCAGCGCTGCACGGGTCTGCGGGAACCAGCCAAGCACGCCGAAGATGAACAGCATGAAGGCGATGGCCGCGAGCGGCGCCACCGGCCAGAATGGCACCGGGAATTTCAGCGCAGCCACCTCGGCGCGGCTCATGCGCCTGCGCAAGGCGAACTGCGACAGCAAGATCATGAGCCACACCCAGACCGTGGCGAAGGTGGCGATGGAAGCGATCAGCACGAACACGTCCTCGGGCATCACGTAGTTGAGCACCACGCCGGCCAGCAAGGCCAGCGCCATGACCACCACCGTCATCCAGGGCACGCCATTGCGCGATACGCTGGCGAAGACGCGCGGAGCCTGCCGCTGCACCGCCATGCCGTACAGCATGCGGCCGGCGCCGAAGATATCGCTGTTGATGGCGGATACCGCGGCGGAGATGACCACGACATTGAGCAGCGCTGCGGCCGAGCCAATGCCAAGCCGGCTGAAGATCTGCACGAAGGGGCTGCCCTCGCTGCCGATGCGATGCCAGGGATAGAGCGACATCAGCACCGCCAGCGTCAGTACGTAGAACAGCAGGATGCGCAGCGGCACCGCGTTGATCGCGCGCGGAATCACGCGCTCCGGATCGCGCGCCTCGCCTGCCGTGATGCCGATGATCTCGATGCCGCCAAAGGCGAACATCACCACGGCGAACGAAGCGATGACACCACCGATGCCGTTGGGCATGAAGCCCCCGTGCGCCCAGAGATTGTGGATGCCGGTGGCAATGCCGCCATCGGCCATGCCGAGGCCGAACGCCATGATGGCAACGCCGCCGCAGATCATCGCGACGATGGCGCTGACCTTCAGCAGCGACAGCCAGAACTCCAGCTCGCCGAACACCTTGACGCTGAGCAGGTTGAGGCCGCCGATCAGGAACACGATGCCGAGCACCCAGATCCAACGCGGCACGTCCGGGAACCAGAAGCCCATGTAGATACCGAAGGCGGTCACGTCCGCCAGGCAGACGATGATCATCTCGAAGGCGTAGGTCCAGCCGAGCAGGAAGCCCGCCAGCGGCCCCAGGCCGGTGCTGGCGTACTGGCCGAAGGAACCCGCCACCGGGTTGCGCACGGCCATCTCCCCCAGCGCGCGCATCACCATGTAGACCGCGGCCCCACCGATCAGGTAGGCCAGCAGTACCGCCGGCCCGGCCGCCTGTATGGCCGAGGCCGAGCCGTAGAAAAGTCCCGTGCCAATGGCCGATCCCAGCGCCATGAAGCGAATATGACGGGCGCTGAGTCTACGCTGCAGGCCTTGCGACTGCTCTTGCATGTATTTGTCTCCGAATCTTTATTTTTGTCGCGCCCGGGGCGGCAGCCCGCCGCCCCGGGCGTTGTGCCCGCCGCCTCAGAGGCTGGGCAGCAGCCGCGCCGGCACCAGCGCGTTCAGCGCGCCGCCCGCCAGCAACTGGCTTGCCGTCTCGATATCGGGCGCAAAGAAGCGGTCCTTCTCGTAGTAAGGCACCTCGGCGCGCAGGAGGCTGCGTGCTTGCTCCAGCTTGGGCGAGCTCTTCAGTCCCTCGCGGAAGTCCAGGCCCTGGCAGGCACCGAGCCACTCCACGGCGAGGATGCCGCGCACGTTTTCGGCCATCGGCCACAGGCGCTTGCCGGCGTTCGGCGCCATCGACACGTGGTCTTCCTGGTTGGCCGAGGTGGGCAGGCTGTCGACGCTGTGCGGATGGGCCAGCGCCTTGTTGTCGCTGGCCAGCGCGGCAGCGGTGACCTGGGCAATCATGAAGCCCGAATTGACGCCGCCGTTGGCTACCAGGAAAGGCGGCAGCTGCGACATGTGCCGGTCCATCATCAGCGAGATGCGGCGCTCGGACAGCGAGCCGATCTCGGCAATGGCCAGCGCCAGGTTGTCGGCCGCCATCGCCACCGGCTCGGCGTGGAAATTGCCGCCCGAGATCACGTCGCCTTCGGCGGCAAACACCAAGGGGTTATCCGAAACCGCGTTGGCCTCCACGGCCAGGACTTCGGCTGCCTGCCGCAATTGCGTCAGGCAGGCGCCCATCACCTGCGGCTGGCAGCGCAGCGAGTAGGGATCCTGCACCTTGTCGCACTGCGCGTGCGAACGCGCCAGTTCGCTGGTGTCGGTCAGCAGGTCGCGGTAGGTGGCGGCCGCGTCGATCTGGCCGCGCTGCCCGCGCACCGCATGGATGCGCGCGTCGAAGGGCGCACGCGAGCCGAGCATGGCCTCTACGCTGAGGCTGCCGCAGACCGTGGCGGCGGCGAACAGGTCCTCGGCCTCGAACAGGCCGCGCAGCGCGTAGGCGGTGGATACCTGGGTGCCGTTGAGCAGGGCCAGGCCCTCCTTGGCGGCCAGGGTCAGCGGCTCGAGTCCGGCTTGGGCCAGCGCCTGGCGGGCCGGCAGCCACTCGCCGTGG from Cupriavidus sp. D39 includes the following:
- a CDS encoding LysE family translocator yields the protein MHHILPGGPVLAAFLLSSLLLAVTPGPAVIYIVARTLSQGRLAGLASVAAVVLGNLVNVLAAALGLAALFAVSSLAFAVMKYAGAAYLVYLGVRALRARPAAATEAAPAPGGAGLKRVFRDGFVVALFNPKTTLFFAAFLPQFMDPAIAALPQSVALGGTFVLIAATTDCCYVLAAAALLPLLSRARGAQAVGRYLTGGALIGLGVLAAMSGGRNSK
- a CDS encoding L-lactate permease encodes the protein MWSQVYDPLGSMALSTLAAGIPVAVLLASLAFFHLQAHLAAGLALVVGVIIAAAVFGMPAEMAGKAAGLGIVSGLFPIGWIVLNIIFLHRLTTINGSFKVLQNSISGITEDRRLQLLLVAFSFGAFFEGAAGFGTPVAVTGAILIGLGFSPLAASGLALIANTAPVAYGALGAPLIGLASVTGLDLLHLSAMVGRQLPFFSVLVPFWLIWAFAGFRGMLAIWPAILVAGVTFAVPQFLVSNYHGPWLVDVIAALVSMGCLTLFLKVWKPKEIWTSTKILGRHDDSKVDDPEAVAAEARANAASASISVVKAWMPWVILTVFVFVWGIPEFKKLMDGLWQWKFPIPGLDKAVMKVPPVVPKAIAEGAVFNFNVLSMAGTGILASALLGGLLMGYSVPRLIKEYWETIKLVKYSLLTICAMFGIGYLTRYSGLDATMGLAFAHTGVFYPLFGTMLGWLGVALTGSDTASNVLFGGLQKTTAEQLGLSPVLMAAANSSGGVMGKMIDAQSIVVASTATKWYGHEGDILRYVFFHSIALAVLVGLFITLQAYVHPFTQMVIH
- a CDS encoding AAA family ATPase; amino-acid sequence: MTYFTRPRLATELADQLEGKAAFGDAQNGLFLAAPRRTGKSMFLQHDLTPALIDHGVVVIYVDLWSDKRRDPGELISEAIARRLADHLGVVAKTARKAGLDSVTIAGAIRIDTSRIGKLDGATLPEALRALHAAAHKPIALIIDEAQHALTSEAGETAMAALKSARDQMNNPDRIALMLVMSGSDRDKLLRLVNTNGAPFYGSTIHKMPTLGKDYVDHVTTAIEAHRPDLVPVDHLVLLEAFQLFAYRPQFFHAAIGEALNPLDENGERFEQKVLQAAQWRREQDAAQMESEFLGLKPLEQAVLWRVLAQGRLFRPYDAEALHFYREQCPGLAVSAQKVQAALESLRDRSPALVWKSARGEYSADDAGMHGWYEHLVSLERWPPQANRLANP
- a CDS encoding MFS transporter; the encoded protein is MSIENTVSGIAAPHAGAVQPLSRFKSIAAITIGNGLEFYDFVVYSFFATLIGRLYFPVSDPTGQLLLSFATFGVGFLMRPLGGLLIGMYADRVGRKPAVALTLWLMGLSSVIFVVTPTYAQIGMLAPIMILLARLVQGFAIGGEMGASTALLLEYADDRSRGFYTGWQPFSQGLAALFGALVGLFLSNVLEPAALEAWGWRAAFVIGILVIPVGLVIRRRLEETAPAAAESESGSTMQLLREHRRALVASILLMVGVASSTYIVVYYLSNYAVSQLHMPLSLGIWAACVAAAVQVVLSPFAGWLSDRLGRRPVVLWSRVALLVMIYPAFVLINAEPSLTRLLLVVGCLSVPMSMTSPASMVLVSEVLPQRLRATGLSIAYCVAIAIFGGFAQFFSTELIHLTANPNAPAFYVIGCGLVSLIGLAMVPETLGRRLS
- a CDS encoding amino acid permease, producing MQEQSQGLQRRLSARHIRFMALGSAIGTGLFYGSASAIQAAGPAVLLAYLIGGAAVYMVMRALGEMAVRNPVAGSFGQYASTGLGPLAGFLLGWTYAFEMIIVCLADVTAFGIYMGFWFPDVPRWIWVLGIVFLIGGLNLLSVKVFGELEFWLSLLKVSAIVAMICGGVAIMAFGLGMADGGIATGIHNLWAHGGFMPNGIGGVIASFAVVMFAFGGIEIIGITAGEARDPERVIPRAINAVPLRILLFYVLTLAVLMSLYPWHRIGSEGSPFVQIFSRLGIGSAAALLNVVVISAAVSAINSDIFGAGRMLYGMAVQRQAPRVFASVSRNGVPWMTVVVMALALLAGVVLNYVMPEDVFVLIASIATFATVWVWLMILLSQFALRRRMSRAEVAALKFPVPFWPVAPLAAIAFMLFIFGVLGWFPQTRAALLVGAAWLVLLVVAWWCWGRPRGGMPAAQARSLATD
- the hutH gene encoding histidine ammonia-lyase — encoded protein: MNALNLKPGQLTLAQLRQAYLQPLRVSLDAGAAEAIAASVACVENIVAEGRTAYGINTGFGLLAQTRIAREDLENLQRSLVLSHAAGVGEPLDDAMVRLIMLLKINSLARGFSGIRRKVIDALIALVNAEVYPHIPLKGSVGASGDLAPLAHMSLVLLGEGRARYHGEWLPARQALAQAGLEPLTLAAKEGLALLNGTQVSTAYALRGLFEAEDLFAAATVCGSLSVEAMLGSRAPFDARIHAVRGQRGQIDAAATYRDLLTDTSELARSHAQCDKVQDPYSLRCQPQVMGACLTQLRQAAEVLAVEANAVSDNPLVFAAEGDVISGGNFHAEPVAMAADNLALAIAEIGSLSERRISLMMDRHMSQLPPFLVANGGVNSGFMIAQVTAAALASDNKALAHPHSVDSLPTSANQEDHVSMAPNAGKRLWPMAENVRGILAVEWLGACQGLDFREGLKSSPKLEQARSLLRAEVPYYEKDRFFAPDIETASQLLAGGALNALVPARLLPSL